Proteins encoded in a region of the Megalops cyprinoides isolate fMegCyp1 chromosome 3, fMegCyp1.pri, whole genome shotgun sequence genome:
- the LOC118775472 gene encoding protein eva-1 homolog C-like isoform X2: MLVEQCWSRSSCFLSLCLCLALSAHLIQAAPDFTAYLHKILRNHSAQACDGEMLTVTCPSKTAIAVLSVFYGRRTASQNVCPATDRNSTEESAECVSFGAVQKVTYKCQDRRACQIPVTSGVFGPDPCPGTSKYLIVSYKCRPEHHRSKLVCENEKLRLTCKNDTVLAIYSATFGHLLHGSPDCPQENTTAPDIECLSPSALRRVTRRCHGKTNCSLLADTQSFGDPCFPGVRKQLRVSYTCVPRHLLEDLGRGSSDPFLITDYTHVFPPTQIMSLPSGFPEAVALYFVSGICAGLVFLLCLFGLKSTLVRDVKDLFSEADDDMRGPCSEPTEDDTASDSSFRRLTRCYRVANMFSPERMVDTEEEMEEEPKGDIWLHTDSSPFAIHNIKATA; encoded by the exons ATGTTGGTGGAGCAGTGCTGGAGCAGGTCTTCCTGCTTTCTCTCGCTCTGCCTGTGTCTGGCCTTGTCAGCGCACCTGATTCAGGCGGCTCCTGATTTCACAG CCTACCTGCACAAGATTTTAAGGAACCACTCGGCCCAAGCCTGTGACGGCGAGATGCTTACAGTCACGTGTCCTTCCAAGACGGCTATTgcagttctgtctgtgttttatggGCGCCGCACTGCGAGTCAGAACGTGTGCCCCGCTACtgacagaaacagcactgaggaGAGCGCAGAGTGCGTTTCCTTTGGGGCTGTCCAG AAGGTCACATACAAGTGCCAGGACCGGCGGGCCTGCCAGATCCCTGTTACCAGTGGTGTGTTTGGGCCAGACCCCTGTCCTGGAACCAGCAAATACCTCATTGTGTCCTACAAGTGCCGCCCAG AACACCACCGCAGTAAGCTGGTATGTGAGAACGAGAAGCTTCGACTGACCTGCAAGAATGACACAGTGCTGGCAATCTACTCTGCCACATTTGGACATCTGCTGCACGGAAGCCCTGACTGCCCCCAAGAGAACACCACAGCACCAGACATTG agtgCCTGTCCCCTTCTGCACTGAGGAGGGTGACCCGCAGGTGTCACGGTAAAAcaaactgctctctgctggCTGACACTCAGAGCTTTGGGGACCCCTGCTTTCCTGGGGTGAGAAAACAGCTGCGGGTGTCGTACACGTGCG TGCCCAGACATCTCCTGGAGGATTTAGGACGTGGGTCTTCAGATCCTTTCTTGATCACTGATTACACACATG TATTCCCACCCACACAGATCATGTCCCTCCCCTCAGGATTCCCAGAGGCGGTAGCTCTTTACTTTGTGTCTGGGATCTGCGCTGGACTGGTCTTCCTGCTGTGCCTGTTTGGCCTGAAGTCCACGCTGGTGCGGGACGTCAAGGACCTCTTCTCCGAGGCGGATGATGACATGAGGGGGCCCTGCTCGGAACCAACGGAGGACGACACAGCCTCTGACTCCTCCTTCCGCAGGCTCACCCGCTGCTACCGCGTGGCCAACATGTTCAGCCCAGAGAGGATGgtggacacagaggaggagatggaggaggagccCAAAGGAGACATCTGGCTGCACACAGACTCCAGTCCTTTTGCCATCCACAACATCAAGGCCACTGCATAG
- the LOC118775472 gene encoding protein eva-1 homolog C-like isoform X1, with protein MLVEQCWSRSSCFLSLCLCLALSAHLIQAAPDFTAYLHKILRNHSAQACDGEMLTVTCPSKTAIAVLSVFYGRRTASQNVCPATDRNSTEESAECVSFGAVQKKVTYKCQDRRACQIPVTSGVFGPDPCPGTSKYLIVSYKCRPEHHRSKLVCENEKLRLTCKNDTVLAIYSATFGHLLHGSPDCPQENTTAPDIECLSPSALRRVTRRCHGKTNCSLLADTQSFGDPCFPGVRKQLRVSYTCVPRHLLEDLGRGSSDPFLITDYTHVFPPTQIMSLPSGFPEAVALYFVSGICAGLVFLLCLFGLKSTLVRDVKDLFSEADDDMRGPCSEPTEDDTASDSSFRRLTRCYRVANMFSPERMVDTEEEMEEEPKGDIWLHTDSSPFAIHNIKATA; from the exons ATGTTGGTGGAGCAGTGCTGGAGCAGGTCTTCCTGCTTTCTCTCGCTCTGCCTGTGTCTGGCCTTGTCAGCGCACCTGATTCAGGCGGCTCCTGATTTCACAG CCTACCTGCACAAGATTTTAAGGAACCACTCGGCCCAAGCCTGTGACGGCGAGATGCTTACAGTCACGTGTCCTTCCAAGACGGCTATTgcagttctgtctgtgttttatggGCGCCGCACTGCGAGTCAGAACGTGTGCCCCGCTACtgacagaaacagcactgaggaGAGCGCAGAGTGCGTTTCCTTTGGGGCTGTCCAG AAGAAGGTCACATACAAGTGCCAGGACCGGCGGGCCTGCCAGATCCCTGTTACCAGTGGTGTGTTTGGGCCAGACCCCTGTCCTGGAACCAGCAAATACCTCATTGTGTCCTACAAGTGCCGCCCAG AACACCACCGCAGTAAGCTGGTATGTGAGAACGAGAAGCTTCGACTGACCTGCAAGAATGACACAGTGCTGGCAATCTACTCTGCCACATTTGGACATCTGCTGCACGGAAGCCCTGACTGCCCCCAAGAGAACACCACAGCACCAGACATTG agtgCCTGTCCCCTTCTGCACTGAGGAGGGTGACCCGCAGGTGTCACGGTAAAAcaaactgctctctgctggCTGACACTCAGAGCTTTGGGGACCCCTGCTTTCCTGGGGTGAGAAAACAGCTGCGGGTGTCGTACACGTGCG TGCCCAGACATCTCCTGGAGGATTTAGGACGTGGGTCTTCAGATCCTTTCTTGATCACTGATTACACACATG TATTCCCACCCACACAGATCATGTCCCTCCCCTCAGGATTCCCAGAGGCGGTAGCTCTTTACTTTGTGTCTGGGATCTGCGCTGGACTGGTCTTCCTGCTGTGCCTGTTTGGCCTGAAGTCCACGCTGGTGCGGGACGTCAAGGACCTCTTCTCCGAGGCGGATGATGACATGAGGGGGCCCTGCTCGGAACCAACGGAGGACGACACAGCCTCTGACTCCTCCTTCCGCAGGCTCACCCGCTGCTACCGCGTGGCCAACATGTTCAGCCCAGAGAGGATGgtggacacagaggaggagatggaggaggagccCAAAGGAGACATCTGGCTGCACACAGACTCCAGTCCTTTTGCCATCCACAACATCAAGGCCACTGCATAG
- the LOC118775472 gene encoding protein eva-1 homolog C-like isoform X3: MLVEQCWSRSSCFLSLCLCLALSAHLIQAAPDFTAYLHKILRNHSAQACDGEMLTVTCPSKTAIAVLSVFYGRRTASQNVCPATDRNSTEESAECVSFGAVQKKVTYKCQDRRACQIPVTSGVFGPDPCPGTSKYLIVSYKCRPEHHRSKLVCENEKLRLTCKNDTVLAIYSATFGHLLHGSPDCPQENTTAPDIECLSPSALRRVTRRCHGKTNCSLLADTQSFGDPCFPGVRKQLRVSYTCVPRHLLEDLGRGSSDPFLITDYTHGFPEAVALYFVSGICAGLVFLLCLFGLKSTLVRDVKDLFSEADDDMRGPCSEPTEDDTASDSSFRRLTRCYRVANMFSPERMVDTEEEMEEEPKGDIWLHTDSSPFAIHNIKATA; encoded by the exons ATGTTGGTGGAGCAGTGCTGGAGCAGGTCTTCCTGCTTTCTCTCGCTCTGCCTGTGTCTGGCCTTGTCAGCGCACCTGATTCAGGCGGCTCCTGATTTCACAG CCTACCTGCACAAGATTTTAAGGAACCACTCGGCCCAAGCCTGTGACGGCGAGATGCTTACAGTCACGTGTCCTTCCAAGACGGCTATTgcagttctgtctgtgttttatggGCGCCGCACTGCGAGTCAGAACGTGTGCCCCGCTACtgacagaaacagcactgaggaGAGCGCAGAGTGCGTTTCCTTTGGGGCTGTCCAG AAGAAGGTCACATACAAGTGCCAGGACCGGCGGGCCTGCCAGATCCCTGTTACCAGTGGTGTGTTTGGGCCAGACCCCTGTCCTGGAACCAGCAAATACCTCATTGTGTCCTACAAGTGCCGCCCAG AACACCACCGCAGTAAGCTGGTATGTGAGAACGAGAAGCTTCGACTGACCTGCAAGAATGACACAGTGCTGGCAATCTACTCTGCCACATTTGGACATCTGCTGCACGGAAGCCCTGACTGCCCCCAAGAGAACACCACAGCACCAGACATTG agtgCCTGTCCCCTTCTGCACTGAGGAGGGTGACCCGCAGGTGTCACGGTAAAAcaaactgctctctgctggCTGACACTCAGAGCTTTGGGGACCCCTGCTTTCCTGGGGTGAGAAAACAGCTGCGGGTGTCGTACACGTGCG TGCCCAGACATCTCCTGGAGGATTTAGGACGTGGGTCTTCAGATCCTTTCTTGATCACTGATTACACACATG GATTCCCAGAGGCGGTAGCTCTTTACTTTGTGTCTGGGATCTGCGCTGGACTGGTCTTCCTGCTGTGCCTGTTTGGCCTGAAGTCCACGCTGGTGCGGGACGTCAAGGACCTCTTCTCCGAGGCGGATGATGACATGAGGGGGCCCTGCTCGGAACCAACGGAGGACGACACAGCCTCTGACTCCTCCTTCCGCAGGCTCACCCGCTGCTACCGCGTGGCCAACATGTTCAGCCCAGAGAGGATGgtggacacagaggaggagatggaggaggagccCAAAGGAGACATCTGGCTGCACACAGACTCCAGTCCTTTTGCCATCCACAACATCAAGGCCACTGCATAG